A window of Deinococcus radiotolerans contains these coding sequences:
- a CDS encoding carboxypeptidase M32 yields the protein MTTFTELSRRLGQVNDLGAAAGLLSWEQETFMPPEAARVRGLQLATLAGLAHDLFTAPETGALLDGVQPEGETQSAIVRVARRDYAKATRLPVAFVEEHTRAQNEAHHAWVHAREHSDFASFAPYLERMMDLARRQADLRGFDDHPYDALIDDYEPGMRATQVRAVFADLRDRTLPLLDRIRAAGDAADYSVLTRPFPAEAQKAFAWRVAGEAFGLTGDFARQDESAHPFQSNFSRSDIRITTRVEDYWPACLFGTWHEAGHAMYERGVHQRWERTPVSAGASLGVHESQSRMFENLLGRSLPFWQRYFPQLQEAAPQVTAGLDAAGLYRAVNRVQPSLIRVEADEVTYNFHVMLRFELELALLEGSLSVRDLPEAWNEKMQAYLGLTPPDDASGVLQDIHWSAGLIGYFPTYTLGNLLSVQLLEAARQDADVASGIDRAEYGPLRAWLVERVHQHGRSLTPAELTVQATGRPLSADPYVAYLTRKYGEIYNLG from the coding sequence ATGACCACCTTCACTGAACTGAGCCGCCGCCTGGGGCAGGTCAATGACCTGGGTGCCGCCGCGGGCCTGCTGTCCTGGGAGCAGGAAACCTTCATGCCGCCAGAGGCAGCCCGCGTGCGTGGCCTGCAACTGGCGACCCTGGCCGGTCTCGCGCACGACCTGTTCACCGCACCCGAGACCGGCGCACTCCTGGACGGCGTTCAGCCTGAGGGCGAGACGCAGTCGGCCATCGTGCGGGTCGCGCGGCGCGATTACGCGAAAGCCACGCGCCTGCCCGTGGCGTTCGTGGAGGAACACACCCGCGCGCAGAACGAGGCGCACCACGCCTGGGTGCACGCCCGCGAGCACAGCGACTTCGCCAGCTTCGCGCCGTACCTGGAGCGCATGATGGACCTCGCGCGGCGTCAGGCGGACCTGCGGGGCTTTGATGATCATCCCTATGACGCCCTGATTGATGACTACGAGCCCGGCATGCGCGCCACTCAGGTCAGGGCCGTATTCGCGGACCTGCGCGACCGGACGCTGCCGCTGCTGGACCGGATCCGTGCGGCCGGGGACGCTGCGGACTACAGCGTCCTGACCCGCCCATTCCCCGCTGAGGCGCAGAAGGCCTTCGCGTGGCGCGTGGCGGGCGAGGCGTTCGGCCTGACCGGCGACTTCGCCCGGCAGGACGAGAGCGCGCACCCGTTCCAGTCGAACTTCAGCCGCAGCGACATCCGCATCACGACCCGTGTGGAGGACTACTGGCCCGCGTGCCTGTTCGGCACATGGCATGAGGCCGGGCACGCCATGTACGAGCGCGGCGTGCACCAACGCTGGGAGCGCACCCCGGTGTCCGCCGGGGCGAGCCTGGGCGTGCACGAGAGCCAGTCGCGGATGTTCGAGAACCTCCTGGGCCGCAGCCTGCCGTTCTGGCAGCGCTACTTCCCGCAGCTACAGGAGGCCGCGCCGCAGGTCACGGCGGGTCTGGACGCTGCCGGGCTGTACCGCGCCGTGAACCGCGTACAGCCCAGCCTGATTCGCGTGGAGGCCGACGAAGTCACGTACAACTTCCACGTGATGCTGCGCTTTGAACTGGAACTCGCGCTGCTGGAAGGGAGCCTCAGCGTGCGCGACCTGCCAGAGGCCTGGAACGAGAAGATGCAGGCGTACCTGGGCCTCACGCCGCCGGACGACGCGTCGGGTGTGCTTCAGGACATTCACTGGTCGGCGGGTCTGATCGGGTACTTCCCGACGTACACGCTGGGGAATCTCCTGAGCGTGCAGCTGCTGGAGGCCGCCCGACAGGATGCCGACGTCGCCTCGGGGATTGACCGTGCTGAATATGGTCCCCTACGCGCGTGGCTCGTCGAGCGGGTGCACCAGCATGGCCGCAGCCTCACCCCGGCCGAGCTGACTGTCCAGGCCACCGGGCGGCCCCTGAGCGCCGACCCGTACGTGGCGTACCTGACCCGCAAGTACGGCGAGATCTACAACCTGGGTTGA
- a CDS encoding polymer-forming cytoskeletal protein yields MGVETLQPGDGRAWLELLHREADGELTPAEAERLRALPPQEVQWQRARLARVPLALRAAPGPPGSVAAAVAREVFISARLVSPALPGSVAAAVAAEVALDTQLAGSAAFLPSSPPRSVAAAVVRDVRLDQALARMPELPRSVAAATAREVRLGAQLTAPPLPRSVAAAVVQDLRLQEALAQGAPPTPKLPGSVAAAVASRVRHTPPDLLSPAPAAAAALIGNRPRNPAPLIMVVSLLVALTVLAVSSAWPNLAAGALVLQTLLAQVSPLAGVGLLLLLLTSAAVTWRPAPVAQRFGGLAFAVSAALTLPALYGVVTHGSVTFGRDVVVHGTVPGNVIAAGGNVRLASDARVQGEVVTLLGDIRREAGATVGGNVTALLGQVPGDGAARQIQAPSGLGAVTAAAFRPVLGWLGGAAWPQVFVGLTGGALLLLFVSGLAPLLARRQRHAPVRTLALGVLSLAALLGPAGGLALAGLLGPALLAAALAVLLIAVGLSVSAYDAGRTLAYRAHLPVPDAVGALVGLSAVAASLSLPPLAFALALVGGTWGAGTLLLSRSAGSPELQTA; encoded by the coding sequence ATGGGCGTGGAGACTCTTCAACCAGGGGATGGGCGGGCGTGGCTGGAGCTGCTGCACCGCGAGGCGGACGGTGAACTGACCCCTGCCGAGGCCGAGCGGCTGCGCGCCCTGCCGCCGCAGGAGGTGCAGTGGCAGCGGGCGCGGCTGGCGCGGGTGCCGCTGGCCCTGCGCGCGGCGCCGGGTCCGCCGGGCAGTGTGGCGGCGGCCGTGGCGCGCGAGGTGTTCATCTCGGCCCGGCTGGTCTCCCCTGCCCTGCCGGGCTCGGTGGCGGCGGCCGTGGCGGCTGAGGTCGCGCTGGACACGCAGCTGGCCGGGTCAGCGGCCTTCCTCCCTTCGTCCCCGCCCCGCAGCGTGGCGGCGGCCGTCGTGCGGGACGTGCGCCTCGATCAGGCCCTGGCCCGGATGCCCGAGCTGCCCCGGAGCGTGGCGGCCGCCACCGCGCGTGAGGTCCGCCTGGGGGCGCAGCTGACGGCGCCGCCCCTGCCGCGCAGCGTGGCGGCGGCTGTCGTGCAGGACCTGCGCCTGCAGGAGGCTCTGGCACAGGGCGCGCCGCCCACGCCCAAACTGCCCGGCAGCGTCGCGGCTGCGGTGGCGAGCCGGGTGCGGCACACGCCGCCGGATCTGCTGTCGCCCGCCCCGGCCGCGGCGGCAGCGCTGATTGGCAACCGGCCGCGCAATCCGGCGCCCCTGATCATGGTGGTGTCCCTGCTTGTCGCGCTGACGGTGCTGGCTGTGTCCAGCGCCTGGCCAAACCTCGCGGCGGGCGCGCTGGTCCTGCAGACCCTGCTCGCGCAGGTGTCGCCCCTGGCGGGCGTGGGCCTGCTGCTGCTGCTGCTGACCAGTGCGGCCGTCACCTGGCGGCCCGCACCGGTGGCCCAGCGGTTCGGGGGGCTGGCGTTTGCCGTGAGTGCCGCGCTGACCCTGCCGGCGCTGTACGGGGTGGTCACGCACGGCAGTGTCACCTTCGGACGGGACGTGGTTGTGCACGGCACGGTGCCCGGCAACGTAATCGCGGCGGGTGGGAATGTGCGGCTGGCCTCCGACGCCCGGGTTCAGGGTGAGGTCGTGACGCTGCTGGGCGACATCCGCCGTGAGGCGGGCGCGACGGTAGGTGGGAATGTCACGGCGCTGCTGGGGCAGGTGCCTGGTGACGGCGCGGCGAGGCAGATTCAGGCACCCAGTGGCCTGGGTGCGGTGACCGCAGCGGCCTTCCGCCCAGTGCTGGGCTGGCTGGGCGGCGCGGCGTGGCCGCAGGTGTTTGTCGGGCTGACTGGTGGGGCGCTGCTGCTGCTGTTCGTGTCGGGGCTCGCGCCGCTGCTGGCGCGGCGGCAGCGCCACGCGCCGGTGCGGACGCTGGCGCTGGGGGTCCTGTCGCTGGCGGCGCTGCTGGGTCCGGCGGGTGGGTTGGCGCTGGCGGGGCTGCTGGGTCCAGCCCTGCTGGCGGCGGCGCTGGCGGTTCTGCTGATTGCTGTGGGCCTCAGTGTCAGTGCCTATGACGCGGGGCGCACGCTGGCGTACCGCGCGCACCTGCCGGTGCCGGACGCGGTGGGCGCCCTGGTGGGCCTAAGTGCCGTGGCGGCCAGTCTGAGTCTGCCGCCCCTGGCGTTTGCTCTGGCGCTGGTGGGCGGCACCTGGGGGGCGGGTACGCTGCTGCTGAGCCGCTCCGCGGGGAGTCCGGAGCTTCAGACCGCCTAA
- the moaC gene encoding cyclic pyranopterin monophosphate synthase MoaC, whose translation MPELTHFRDGLPRMVDVSEKASTAREATAEAWVLLPPEARAALEAGTNPKGDPLTVARLAGLAGCKRTADLVTLCHPVPVSGAEVRVTVETAGVYVWARVRTTAPTGVEMEALTAVTVAALNVYDMLKAASKAIEVTGIRLLGKSGGKSGDYTADDRVAPGTSGEG comes from the coding sequence GTGCCGGAGCTCACGCACTTCCGGGACGGTCTGCCGCGCATGGTGGACGTTTCGGAGAAGGCCAGCACGGCCCGGGAGGCCACGGCGGAAGCCTGGGTGCTGCTGCCCCCGGAGGCCCGAGCGGCGCTGGAGGCGGGTACGAATCCGAAGGGTGATCCGCTGACGGTGGCGCGACTGGCGGGACTGGCGGGCTGCAAGCGCACGGCGGACCTGGTCACGCTGTGTCATCCGGTTCCGGTGTCGGGCGCGGAGGTGCGCGTGACGGTGGAGACCGCGGGCGTGTACGTGTGGGCGCGGGTGCGGACGACCGCGCCGACTGGCGTGGAGATGGAGGCCCTGACGGCCGTGACGGTGGCGGCGCTGAACGTGTACGACATGCTCAAGGCGGCCAGCAAGGCCATTGAGGTGACGGGCATTCGCCTGCTGGGGAAGTCTGGTGGGAAGAGCGGGGACTACACGGCGGATGACCGCGTGGCCCCGGGAACTTCTGGCGAAGGTTGA
- the tgt gene encoding tRNA guanosine(34) transglycosylase Tgt, with amino-acid sequence MFEFEIQHRDGRARVAQFHTPRGTVTTPMFMPVGTQGTVKGISPQELLDIGSQMILGNTYHLMLRPGEAMVAAHGGLPGFTAYPGPFLTDSGGFQVMSLGHMRKITEEGVVFKSHLDGSLVDLTPERSIQVQEALGADIIMAFDECPPYPAERDYILRSLERTERWLARCLAVKSKPEQALFAIVQGGVHEDLRQRSLELTLPYETPGFALGGLAVGEPKEEMYPAVAFTAERLPEGKPRYLMGVGHPEDLVAGVALGVDMFDCVYPTRTGRFGYALTDDGRLNMNSSAPRKSLEPLDFSCDCYACRNYTRAYLAHLVRAEEMLGPRMLSLHNLRYLHRLMERARTAIEAGTFAEWASEWAQRYFRGTVPAWFERSLALGRQ; translated from the coding sequence ATGTTTGAGTTCGAGATTCAACACCGTGACGGTCGGGCCCGTGTAGCTCAGTTTCACACGCCACGTGGGACAGTCACGACGCCCATGTTCATGCCAGTGGGGACCCAGGGTACTGTCAAGGGGATCAGCCCTCAGGAACTGCTGGACATCGGTTCGCAGATGATCCTAGGGAACACCTACCACCTGATGCTGAGACCAGGAGAAGCCATGGTTGCTGCTCACGGTGGCCTACCAGGCTTCACAGCCTATCCTGGTCCCTTCCTGACGGACTCAGGCGGCTTCCAGGTCATGAGCTTGGGGCATATGCGCAAGATCACAGAGGAGGGCGTAGTGTTCAAGAGCCACCTTGATGGCAGTCTGGTGGATCTCACGCCCGAGCGCAGTATTCAGGTTCAGGAGGCACTGGGGGCCGACATCATCATGGCCTTTGACGAGTGCCCGCCATACCCGGCCGAGCGGGATTACATTCTGCGCAGCCTGGAACGCACCGAGCGCTGGTTGGCGCGCTGCCTTGCTGTGAAATCGAAGCCAGAGCAGGCACTCTTTGCAATTGTGCAGGGCGGCGTGCATGAAGACCTGAGGCAGCGCAGCCTCGAGTTGACCTTGCCTTACGAAACGCCCGGCTTCGCACTAGGCGGCCTGGCAGTGGGCGAGCCGAAGGAGGAGATGTATCCAGCGGTGGCCTTCACAGCGGAGCGTCTTCCCGAGGGCAAGCCGCGGTACCTGATGGGCGTGGGCCACCCGGAGGATCTGGTGGCGGGCGTGGCTCTGGGTGTGGACATGTTCGATTGTGTGTATCCCACACGTACGGGCCGATTCGGGTACGCCCTTACGGATGATGGACGCCTAAACATGAACTCCAGCGCGCCCCGTAAGTCCCTGGAGCCGCTGGACTTCAGCTGCGATTGTTACGCATGCCGAAACTACACGCGGGCGTACCTGGCGCACCTTGTACGCGCTGAGGAGATGCTGGGGCCGCGCATGTTGTCCTTGCACAACCTGCGCTACCTGCACCGCCTCATGGAACGCGCCCGCACAGCCATTGAGGCCGGGACATTCGCCGAGTGGGCGTCTGAGTGGGCCCAACGGTACTTCCGCGGTACGGTGCCGGCATGGTTCGAGCGCAGCTTGGCGCTGGGACGGCAATAA
- a CDS encoding S-layer homology domain-containing protein — MKKSLLVLTAALSFGVAAAQTAPAAPQVPALTDVPAGHWAKDAIDLLVSKGILLGYPDGTFRGTQNLTRYEAAVIIARLLDQINVGEVSTTNIDEETLTALQNAIQELAADLAALGVRVSDLEENAVSQDDFARLEERVEMLAAASGDAEALAGLTSQIDDLTARADDYDTLRADVDDNASQIAALNDLTVLLNQDILNLQDRVSAVEAAQADLVARADFDALNGRVTTVETKVTNLDNRVAQLEKYAFSIKPTLSATYYVARSERNMDFDRLIPGTVFSTGVDGDPDTADTAVDWLDMTGGRILVGDVNTTDATTIAAARSNYYGFSGAGNLPSGAVYREGNTSINFGITFGNSSKLGATTSASTGAYVPGPGGLNVNAVDINFGIRAGLPTDGTVSAGDLAKYPSVTGTDGNVYTPLFFYFNNATTSFTVGNTPVTVTFGKNLKFKFADYIGDNDLNGRGDGYIVNVDGSNLPVLGAYKPTLTGVYGSKGGANGDGLYYRGIRATITPVGTLKAGIHVLQEGADAYAGAVATQIATGVADNPSTAVNEAVAGVANTVNNDVTAFGADLHGTVAGWQLDSEYATSRVTSTTYTPGATAGSAPTVTANGTRQESAFYAKTSGTLGPVKVYTLNYRSVSAGYDATAGIMEANPTDTTNGSTAPYVNGRTGFGVKAKTTLGPVSVGGYWDNGVNYGASPLNTANETSAIVDRGVTGKLSLFNLVTVRGGYYEYLAGTTAPVAAAYRGLNGVRYNVRGDVSLPRGFSVGAYYDHVAINGAIANSDSGLFSNGLYHDSNVFGLNTNELDTASCGDSTCYTQFGVEVKHDGKAADALVPNLDLTLGYAARYRTADTGYTNQVIYGNAAYNTKVGVANVKVSGGFETSNFGTNDRNAGVPNTTRFNGTVDVKTDTLNTVFKPSFEAYVKAYSKSYDSTTAASNYTASDVTYRVGVKLNEFLLPNTKLAVYYAGYTGTNRVYKHFVGGTAGGFSDANTGSTISQNLVYVEANYYDLSFGYGYGTMGLSAINGATTGADAAQSAKGSVFKINYKVNF; from the coding sequence ATGAAGAAAAGCCTGCTCGTTCTCACCGCCGCGCTGTCCTTCGGCGTCGCTGCCGCTCAGACGGCACCCGCCGCACCCCAGGTGCCCGCGCTGACCGACGTCCCCGCCGGTCACTGGGCCAAGGACGCCATCGACTTGCTGGTCTCCAAGGGCATCCTCCTCGGCTACCCCGATGGCACCTTCCGCGGCACGCAGAACCTGACCCGCTACGAAGCGGCCGTCATTATCGCCCGCCTCCTCGACCAGATCAACGTCGGTGAAGTCAGCACCACCAACATCGACGAAGAGACCCTGACCGCGCTGCAGAACGCGATCCAGGAACTCGCCGCCGACCTCGCCGCCCTCGGCGTCCGCGTCAGCGACCTCGAAGAGAACGCCGTCAGCCAGGACGACTTCGCCCGCCTTGAAGAGCGCGTCGAGATGCTCGCCGCCGCCAGCGGCGACGCCGAAGCCCTCGCCGGCCTCACCAGCCAGATCGACGACCTGACCGCCCGCGCCGACGACTACGACACCCTGCGTGCCGACGTTGACGACAACGCCAGCCAGATCGCCGCTCTGAACGACCTGACCGTCCTCCTGAACCAGGACATCCTGAACCTCCAGGACCGCGTCAGCGCCGTCGAAGCCGCCCAGGCCGACCTGGTCGCCCGCGCCGACTTCGACGCCCTGAACGGCCGCGTCACCACCGTGGAAACCAAGGTCACCAACCTCGACAACCGCGTGGCCCAGCTCGAGAAGTATGCCTTCAGCATCAAGCCCACCCTCAGCGCGACCTACTACGTGGCACGCAGCGAGCGCAACATGGACTTTGACCGCCTGATCCCCGGTACCGTGTTCAGCACTGGCGTTGACGGCGACCCCGATACGGCTGACACCGCTGTTGATTGGCTCGACATGACTGGCGGTCGCATTCTGGTTGGCGACGTCAATACGACGGATGCCACTACTATTGCTGCTGCTCGTTCTAACTACTACGGCTTCAGCGGCGCAGGCAACCTGCCCAGCGGCGCCGTGTACCGCGAAGGGAACACCAGCATTAACTTCGGTATCACCTTCGGCAACAGCAGCAAGCTCGGCGCGACCACCAGCGCCAGCACCGGCGCCTACGTGCCCGGCCCTGGCGGCCTGAACGTCAACGCTGTTGACATTAACTTCGGCATCCGCGCTGGTCTTCCCACTGACGGCACCGTGAGTGCTGGCGATCTGGCCAAGTACCCCAGCGTGACCGGGACCGACGGCAACGTCTACACCCCCCTGTTCTTCTACTTCAACAACGCCACCACCAGCTTCACGGTTGGCAACACCCCCGTAACCGTCACCTTCGGCAAGAACCTGAAGTTCAAATTCGCCGATTACATCGGTGACAACGACCTCAACGGCCGCGGCGATGGATACATCGTCAATGTCGACGGCAGCAACCTGCCCGTGCTGGGCGCCTACAAGCCCACCCTGACCGGCGTGTACGGCAGCAAAGGCGGTGCCAACGGCGACGGCCTGTACTACCGCGGCATCCGTGCAACGATCACCCCCGTGGGCACCCTGAAAGCCGGCATCCACGTCCTGCAGGAAGGGGCGGACGCTTACGCTGGCGCCGTGGCTACCCAAATTGCCACTGGCGTTGCTGATAACCCCAGCACCGCCGTAAATGAGGCTGTTGCTGGCGTCGCCAACACGGTGAACAACGACGTTACGGCCTTCGGTGCGGATCTGCACGGCACTGTGGCTGGCTGGCAGTTGGACAGCGAATACGCGACCAGCCGCGTCACGAGCACCACGTACACCCCCGGTGCGACTGCAGGCTCTGCGCCTACCGTCACAGCCAACGGCACGAGGCAGGAATCTGCTTTCTATGCCAAGACCAGTGGCACCCTGGGCCCTGTCAAGGTGTATACCCTCAACTACCGCTCCGTTAGCGCGGGCTACGACGCCACCGCTGGCATCATGGAAGCCAATCCCACCGACACCACCAACGGCAGCACCGCTCCCTATGTCAATGGTCGCACGGGCTTTGGCGTCAAGGCCAAGACTACCCTGGGGCCTGTTTCTGTGGGCGGCTACTGGGACAACGGCGTTAACTACGGCGCCAGCCCCCTGAACACTGCCAACGAAACCAGCGCCATCGTGGACCGTGGCGTGACTGGCAAACTCAGCCTGTTCAACTTGGTCACTGTGCGCGGCGGCTACTACGAGTACCTGGCCGGAACCACGGCGCCTGTTGCTGCTGCATACCGTGGCCTGAACGGCGTGCGCTACAACGTCCGCGGCGACGTCAGCCTGCCCCGCGGCTTCAGCGTCGGTGCGTACTACGACCACGTGGCCATCAACGGTGCGATCGCCAACAGCGACAGTGGCCTGTTCTCCAACGGTCTGTACCATGACAGCAACGTGTTCGGCCTGAACACCAACGAGCTCGACACTGCCAGCTGCGGCGACAGCACCTGCTACACCCAGTTCGGCGTCGAGGTCAAGCACGACGGCAAGGCTGCCGACGCGCTGGTCCCTAACCTCGACCTGACCCTGGGCTACGCTGCCCGCTACCGTACCGCTGACACCGGCTACACCAACCAAGTGATCTACGGCAACGCGGCGTACAACACCAAGGTGGGCGTTGCCAACGTCAAGGTCAGCGGCGGCTTCGAGACCAGCAACTTCGGCACGAATGACCGCAACGCTGGCGTGCCCAACACCACGAGGTTCAACGGTACGGTCGACGTGAAGACCGATACCTTGAACACCGTGTTCAAGCCCAGCTTCGAGGCCTACGTGAAGGCCTACAGCAAGAGCTACGACTCCACCACGGCTGCCAGCAACTACACTGCTTCTGACGTCACCTACCGCGTGGGCGTCAAGCTGAACGAGTTCCTGCTCCCCAACACCAAACTGGCCGTGTACTACGCGGGCTACACCGGCACCAACCGCGTGTACAAGCACTTCGTGGGCGGTACCGCTGGCGGCTTCAGCGACGCCAATACGGGCTCGACCATCAGCCAGAACCTGGTGTACGTCGAAGCGAACTACTACGACCTCAGCTTCGGCTACGGCTACGGCACGATGGGCCTGAGCGCCATCAACGGCGCGACGACCGGTGCTGACGCTGCCCAGAGCGCCAAGGGCTCCGTCTTCAAGATCAACTACAAGGTCAACTTCTAA
- a CDS encoding bifunctional folylpolyglutamate synthase/dihydrofolate synthase gives MSDAGVSGDLAWVFARQRFGMHPGLGRVEALLSRLGEPQRAFRTVLVGGTNGKGSTAASLAAMLRAGGVRAGLFTSPHLTRFTERFVVDGAELPEAEVTAALAQMRPLAEEVGASFFEVITALGALLFRRAGVQVAVMEVGLGGRLDATNALDPVLSVLTNVGLDHTEVLGDTHEAIAREKAGILRAGRPAVTGVALDLLPILRAEGADLWALGQEAELRVQGLGWDGSEVTVASPSGTVTVHTPLLGAHGAANAGLAALAALRLGLSPAAVQAGARAVQWPGRFEVIPWRGTRMLLDGAHNPEGAQAVAAALRALGVEGLPVVFGGAGDKDLAGVAAALRPLASAVVLTRAVLSPRAADPADLADLFPGVPLTVTENPQAALDALAALRAPQALVCGSLYLLGEVRPLLLGESAEDRERWQ, from the coding sequence ATGAGCGATGCGGGCGTATCGGGTGATCTGGCGTGGGTATTCGCGCGGCAGCGGTTTGGCATGCATCCTGGGCTGGGACGGGTTGAGGCGCTGCTGTCACGCCTGGGCGAGCCGCAGCGGGCGTTCCGCACGGTCCTGGTGGGCGGTACGAACGGGAAGGGGTCCACGGCAGCGTCCCTGGCGGCGATGCTCCGCGCGGGGGGTGTGCGGGCGGGTCTGTTTACCAGTCCGCACCTGACGCGGTTCACCGAGCGGTTCGTGGTGGACGGCGCAGAGCTGCCCGAGGCGGAGGTCACGGCCGCGTTGGCGCAGATGAGGCCGCTGGCAGAGGAGGTGGGCGCGTCGTTTTTCGAGGTGATCACGGCACTTGGCGCACTGCTATTCCGGCGGGCGGGGGTGCAGGTGGCCGTGATGGAGGTCGGCCTGGGGGGACGGCTGGACGCCACGAACGCCCTCGATCCGGTCCTGAGCGTCCTGACGAACGTGGGCCTGGATCACACCGAGGTGCTGGGGGATACCCATGAGGCCATCGCGCGGGAGAAGGCCGGCATCCTGCGGGCCGGGCGTCCGGCGGTGACGGGCGTGGCCCTGGACCTCCTGCCCATCCTGCGCGCTGAGGGGGCGGACCTGTGGGCACTGGGCCAGGAAGCTGAACTGCGCGTGCAGGGGCTTGGCTGGGACGGGTCGGAGGTGACCGTCGCCAGCCCATCCGGCACCGTGACGGTTCACACGCCGCTACTGGGTGCGCATGGGGCTGCGAACGCGGGGCTGGCGGCGCTGGCAGCCCTGCGCCTGGGCCTGAGTCCAGCGGCGGTGCAGGCCGGTGCGCGGGCCGTGCAGTGGCCCGGTCGGTTTGAGGTCATTCCCTGGCGGGGCACGCGCATGCTGCTGGACGGCGCGCACAATCCGGAAGGCGCGCAGGCGGTTGCGGCGGCCCTGCGGGCTCTGGGTGTAGAGGGATTGCCCGTGGTGTTCGGTGGCGCGGGCGACAAGGACCTCGCGGGCGTCGCGGCGGCCCTGCGCCCGCTGGCGTCGGCGGTGGTCCTCACTCGGGCGGTGCTGAGCCCCCGCGCCGCCGATCCGGCTGACCTGGCTGACCTCTTCCCCGGGGTGCCGCTGACCGTCACGGAGAATCCCCAGGCGGCACTGGATGCCCTGGCTGCCCTGCGCGCGCCGCAGGCCCTGGTGTGCGGCAGCCTGTATCTGCTGGGCGAGGTGCGGCCCCTGCTGCTGGGCGAGTCGGCTGAGGACCGCGAACGCTGGCAGTGA
- a CDS encoding helix-turn-helix domain-containing protein → MKLHERLRELRSERGLRLKDVAETAGISVPYLSDLERGRTNPSLETLQTLAGAYAITVHDLLEGVEFYGASTEGALPKGLADLVADATLGPQITPDWVRTLSRIELRGKRPRDKQDWYEIYLHLKRILN, encoded by the coding sequence ATGAAACTGCACGAAAGACTCCGCGAACTGCGCAGCGAACGCGGGCTGCGGCTCAAAGACGTCGCCGAGACCGCCGGGATCAGCGTCCCGTACCTCAGTGACCTCGAACGCGGCCGCACCAACCCCAGCCTGGAAACCCTCCAGACCCTGGCCGGCGCGTACGCCATCACCGTTCACGACCTGCTCGAAGGGGTCGAGTTCTACGGTGCGTCCACCGAGGGCGCGCTCCCCAAAGGCCTCGCCGACTTAGTCGCCGACGCCACCCTGGGCCCGCAGATCACGCCCGACTGGGTCCGCACCCTGTCCCGCATCGAACTGCGCGGTAAACGTCCCCGCGACAAGCAGGACTGGTACGAGATCTACCTGCACCTCAAACGCATCCTGAACTGA
- a CDS encoding manganese-dependent inorganic pyrophosphatase: MLAVFGHLNPDTDAITAALVYARLLTRQGVDATAYRLGNLNFETAFVLREAGMEAPALLPELPAGSAVALVDHNESAQSVPNLAELMVTRVVDHHKLGDLTTAQPPYLRFEPVGCTGTILLKLHREAGLSVEPLDARLMLSAILSDTLHFRSPTTTQEDRDAVAFLAPAAGIEDVEAYALAMFAAKSDLGDTPADTLLRMDYKVFPFGDPVAPHSWGIGVIETTNPGYVLGRQAELLAAMDQAKAQDGLSGVLLSVVDILNETNRTLVLSATEEKVLREAFGAAVDGQVANLGGRISRKKQIVPTLEGYFAPQG, encoded by the coding sequence ATGCTTGCTGTTTTCGGCCACCTGAATCCCGATACTGATGCCATCACGGCCGCGCTGGTGTACGCCCGTTTGCTCACGCGGCAGGGTGTGGACGCGACCGCGTACCGCCTGGGGAACCTGAACTTTGAGACGGCGTTCGTGCTGCGTGAGGCAGGCATGGAGGCGCCTGCGCTGCTACCTGAACTGCCTGCCGGGTCGGCAGTGGCGCTTGTGGATCACAACGAGAGTGCGCAGTCCGTGCCGAATCTCGCGGAGCTGATGGTGACGCGCGTCGTGGATCACCACAAGCTGGGCGACCTGACGACGGCGCAGCCGCCGTACCTGCGCTTCGAGCCGGTGGGATGCACGGGGACGATCCTGCTGAAGCTGCACCGCGAGGCGGGGCTGAGCGTGGAGCCGCTGGACGCCCGGCTGATGCTCAGCGCGATCCTGAGTGACACCCTGCATTTCCGTAGTCCTACCACCACCCAGGAGGACCGGGACGCCGTGGCGTTCCTGGCGCCCGCAGCTGGTATTGAGGATGTGGAGGCGTACGCGCTGGCCATGTTCGCCGCGAAGAGCGACCTGGGGGATACGCCGGCTGACACGCTGCTGCGCATGGATTACAAGGTGTTCCCGTTCGGTGACCCGGTGGCCCCGCACAGCTGGGGCATTGGCGTGATCGAGACCACCAACCCCGGGTACGTGCTCGGGCGTCAGGCGGAACTGCTCGCGGCGATGGATCAGGCCAAGGCGCAGGACGGCCTGAGCGGCGTGCTGCTGAGCGTGGTGGACATCCTGAACGAGACGAACCGCACGCTGGTGCTGAGCGCCACGGAGGAGAAGGTACTGCGTGAGGCCTTCGGTGCGGCCGTGGACGGCCAGGTGGCGAACCTGGGTGGGCGAATCAGCCGGAAGAAGCAGATCGTGCCGACCCTAGAAGGGTACTTCGCGCCTCAGGGCTGA